The Streptomyces sp. A2-16 sequence GTTGTCCGTGAAGCAGACGGCCTCGGCGACCCAGACCCGCTTGCCGCCGGTCCCTGCGAGCAGACCGGCCAGCTCCTTGGCCTTGCGGTTGACCAGGTGCAGCGGGTTGCCGTGCGTGCGGCGACGACCGCCGGGCGTGGTCTGGACCCAGGTGCCGTTCTCCGAGGTCACCGAGCCGTGCCAGTCCTTCAGCTCGATCATGCAGACGCCGCCGGGGGCGACGACCAGCAGGTCCACCTCGCGCACGTGGCCGGTGTTCGCGGTGAAGGTGAAGTTCGACCAGGCACGCCAGGGGTCGGAGTCCGGCAGCTGCTCCCGGATCGCCTCCAGGCCGCGGCGTTCGTGATCGAACTCGGACTCGGTGACCGTGACCCACCGGCCTTCCCGCATGCCTGTTCCCCGCTCCTCGTTTCCCTCGAGGTCACCTCAGCCCAAGGTCAGACCCCTGACGCAGATCCTAGTGGGTGCCAGTGGCATGAGAAGAGGTCGTGAAGAGCGGGACTACAGGACATTCACCGCACATGGCGAAGCACTCTGAGTCGATTTATCCTTCTTGCCCCGTAAGAGATGTTGGTACTCGCGCCGACACTCCCTCCACCACACCCCTTTACCGCGCCAGTCGCGGCAGATCCTCGCTTGCGCCCCCACGCACAACAGGAGTGAGGGCGCAGGCGGCCGGCAATGAGGCAACAGGCAGGCATGCGGCGGCACTTGTCATACCTACCTACTAATGTCCTCGACATGGGACTTGGGGATATCACGCGCGCCGGCGTGCTGGCTGCAGTCGCGGAGTGTCAGGCCTTGGGACGCGAAACGTTTCGCCGCCGATACGGCTTCGGCAGGGCATTGACATACGTCTTGGTCGTAGACGGTGACAGCTACGACTCGAAGGCCATAGCCGGCGTAGCTCATCTGTACTCAGTCGGAACTCTGCTGTCGGCCGACGACTTCAGCGGAGGTGCACGCACAGTGGCACACCGTCTGCGAGCACTCGGCTTCACCGTGGAGGACGGAAGCACCGCTGCGGACAGCCCGCAGCAGGCAGAGCCGCAGATACTCCTCCAGCCTCGCGGCGGGGCTCGGCTTCGAGGGGCACAGAACTTCGCCAAGTCGGTACGCCAGGGCATCCGGATCTCGGACATCCTGGATGTGCTTGGTGACCAGGCAACCACACTGAATGCCCTGTATCCAGACGGAATCGCTCGGTTGTGGGGTGCCACTCCCACCGACCAAGCCAACAACGAAAAAGTACGCGCACTGCGAGATCGTCGCGTCGGTGACGATGTGTATTTCTACACGGCGAAGCATTTCTTCGCTCGCGCACGCATTCTCCATCTGTTCACCAGCTCGCCTGTGGCACGGAGGGTCTGGGGAGCCGACAGTGACAACGCCACTTGGGAACACATCATGGCGCTGGGTGACGTCGAGGAATTTCCCACTCCTGTCCTCGCAGAGCCAGTGCTGCGCCAGATGAACGTTCCAGTACCTCTGTGGAGCCTTACTCTGCGGTCCCCCGAGAGCTACCGCAGCGTTCTCCCTCTCCTACCGGCGAAGAGCCGGCCGGTGGTTCCGTCACCGCTGAAGCCGCCTTCAGCCACAGCCACAGCTGACCAGCTCACCGCGGAGGGTCTGCTGGAGCGGCTCGGCTCCCTCCGCGCTCATCGCCAACCAGGAAGCAAAACGCCCAGCCGCCACCAGCCATTGGCCCTGCTGTGGGCGATATCCCGGATTTCCGCGGACAGGCCACGCCTGACACCGTGGGCCCTTTTCCGAACGGAGGTGAGTCCGCTTCTCGCCGACTTCGGACTCCCCGGTTCCAAGGTCACCCCCGAGTACCCCTTCTGGCACCTGCGTGGCAGCAACATCTGGGAGGTGCACGGGATGGAGAGTGATGCCGGTACCGCCCCCCGAACAGGCGCCCTCGACACGCACCAGCCCGTCGCCGGCCTGACCCACACAAGCGCTGAGCTGCTGAGGGACCCCCTTATCCGCCTGCAGGCCGTGATCAAGCTGTGCAGCACGTACTTCGACGGTGTCGACCTGCGTGAGTTGCTCAATCGGGTAGGCCTCGCCGGGTACGCAACGGCGGATGGCCTGGTCGACGAGGACGAGGAGGAGGACACTGACGGCCAAGAGGGTGCCGCTGCGACCGAGCGTGCGACCGGTCCAGCCGCACGACGGACGCGCACCTCCTCACAGCTTGTTCGCGACGCCGCGATCGCGACGCGGGTCAAGGAGCTGCACGGCCACGCCTGCCAGATCTGCGAGACACGCCTGCAGTACAAGCGCAGACCGTACAGCGAGGCCGCTCACATACGTGGTCTCGGAACGCCTCACGACGGTCCGGACGAGCTGCCGAACCTGCTCTGCCTGTGTCCCAATCACCACGTCCTCTTCGACGGGCTCGAAATCTACGTCGATGTCGACGGCGTGGTGAGGCACACGCACGGGGATGAGTCAGTGGGACGGCTTCGTCAGCACAACGGTCATCCCATAGACGAAGCACACCTGGACTACCACCGGACCCTCTGCGAACTCAGCAGGATCACGCGGAGCTGAGCAGGTCACACGACCGTGCCGCTCTGCCACCCTCGATGCGCATCAGAGGTGAGCCACTCCATGCGCCGAGCCCAGCAGGGTCGGGCACGCGTCAGACAGACAGGGCCTGTCGTGTCGCTCCTCCCGCCAACTCCCGCAACTTCTCCCGCGTCTCGGGATCCGTCGCGTACACAATCGTGCCCACCATGCCCCGGGTCAGAAGCACCTTGTAGGTGTTGCGGATCAAGCGGTCCACCTCGGCGTCGGAGGTGGACCGCTTGAAGACGGGGTCCTTCGACGCTGCCCGGTCGGTCACCCAACGATCCCCGCGCCAGAGCAGGTCGGGGCCGATGATGACGCCGGACCAGTCGTACTCGAAGCCCTGTGCCGTATAGACGCAGCCGACCTGGCCGAAGCCTGCCGGGTCGGTGGCCCACAGGGCGGCCGGGGGAGCACCGGACACGGATCGGTCACCGCGCAGGTTCCACGGGCGGGCCCAGTCGCCGATCACGACGTCGGGCGGCAGTGGAGCGCCAGGTTTGGGCTCCGGGGACCAGCGCCAGCTGTAGCCGGCCGACATGCGCGCGCCGTAGCCCTCGGCTCGTCGGGCCTCCAAGAACCCCTCCATTTCCTGAGGGCTGTCGGCAACCAGGAGCTGCATGCGGCCGTCGGATTCCCAGGTGACCGGGCCCCCGGCCTCCAAGCCGAGGAGCCGTACCACCCAGCGCAGATACGCGTCACTGCCGCCGCAGCGGAACTGGCTGTCCAGAGGGACGACGTGACACGGGATGTCCCGCTTCGCCGCCGCCTCCTCGATGTCGGCCACTGTGCCCATCTCCCCGGGGCGCACCACCTGGTGCTCGTCGAGGAAGAACACGGGTACGTAGGCGACGTCGATCAGCTCGTCGATCTGGGCCCTGCCGGTCCGATTCTCGGCACGGGTGTAGCGGTTGGCCGAGGTCTCCCGGATGCGGTGGGCCTCGTCACAGATCAGGGCACCCAAGCTGTTCTTCTCGGCGGTCATGAAGCTGTTGAAGTACTTGAAGAGATCCTGCACTTCGCGCTTGCGGGCACCGGCGACCTTCCGCATCGTCTTGGTGAACGACTGCGAGCCGGTGGCATGCAGAGCCGGGACTCCGCGCCGGTACAGCTCGCCGAGCAGTTGGAGCGCGATCACACTCTTGCCGGTGCCGGGCCCGCCCGTGACGATGACAACCTCCTTGCGGTCGGCGTGCTTCGCCTTCTCCACCGCGTTGAGCACCATCCGGTACGCGACCTGCTGCTCGTCGAGGAGGACGAACTGAGTGCGGTCCCGCACTTCCTCGGCGGCCAGGGACATGAGTTGCTTGGACGGCACCTTGGCTCCTGCGCGGAGTTCGTCCGCCACCCGGGCCCCCGGGTGCTTGTCGCTCAGCCTCGCACGCAGGTAGTCGATGAAAGCACCCCTGCGTTCCGCGGTGAAGAGCAGTCCGTAGCCGTCATGCTCGATCTCCCGCAGCCCGTTCACACCGAACTCGGTCGCGTTGTGCAGAAACGCCACTCCGGCCACCCGGTGGCCGTGCTCGGCAACCGCCCCATTGAAATTGACGAGGTAGTCGCAGTAGCGGCGGACCTGCTCGATGGGGTTGAGGACCGGATGCGCGTAGGCGTCGACATGGCACAGAGTGGGGTCGTCCTCGTGAGGCAGCGCCTGGCTCCACTGCTTCAACTCCACCACGACGTATGACGGCTCACTCGTGACCGGGTGCACTCCGGCGAGAACGACATCGGCCCGCTTGCTGTTCAACGGGAGCGCGTACTCCAGCATGACCTCGACGGCGCCCAGGCCTGCGTCGTTCAACGCAGCGACGAGAAGAGGGATGCTGCGTTCCCAGGAACGCACCTCCGAAGTGCCGGGCCGGTAGCCGTGCATGTGGACGAACTGGTCGGTGAGGTGCAGGAACAGTGAACCGTCGAGTGCCATGACGGCGACCGTTTTCGCGGACGCGCGGAACAGCAAGGACTTCCCCCAGGCAGCACGAAGTGACTCGTGCGGTTGGGGGCATGTCCTTCGAGACTCCACCGGAGTGGAGCGGAAGCCCGTCGGGCCGCGTTGACGATGTGCCTGAGGGTACCTGGCGGTACTGACAGTCGTACCGGTGATCGGAGTGGCAGCAGCGGACGCCGTACCCGGTCTCCCCTACCGACGAGGAGAGCCCACCGCGAATCAGAAACCCTCGACGGGCATCAGGCCGCCCTCCGAATCAATCAAGTCCCCTGCGGAGATCAACGCGTCGATATCGCCCGTCAGCGCGTCCCGGATATCGGCTCCGAGCCGCGCCCACCCGAAGAAGCGAGCGGCCTCCCGCAGCAGGTCCTCGCGGTGCACACCCGGTCCTTCCTCGACCACATTCCTGAGCACGAGCTGCCGCTCCGCCGCAGGAACCTCCGCCACACGCCGGGCGCACCGCTCCGTCGGCGTACGGGCGAACTCAGTCTCGTGGCCGGGCCTGTCGTAGGCCGTACCGACGTGGACGATCTTGCCCTGCTTGAGCAGGCGCCGAAGAGCTCGGTCGATACGGTCGCGGACCACCTGGCCGGTTCGTCCAAGACCCCACGCGAGACGGACCCGTGTGTAGATCACCTCCTTCTCGACGGGTCCTTCCACCTCCACCACGCACAGCGCCACCTCCGCCACTACGTCGAGAGCGTCGGGGTCCTGCAATTCCACGCCCCTCATGCCTCGCTGGCTGCTGGATCGAGCGCGTACCTCTGCCAGCAGGTCAGGGTCGACCTCCTGGTATGGACGACTCCACGGAGCAGGGCCGGCTTCGACCGTCACGAATTCCACGCGCGGGACTGCCGGACCTGCCGCCACCTCTGCAGCTTCTTCCATCCCCGTGGTCGTGGAGCTGTTCATGGTCTCCGCTGTACTGTCACTGTGGCCGCTGCCGGCGTCCACCCTCACCGGCGGCGCCACTCGCACCGCATGCGGATCCTTCGCGCACGCCTCCTCCACCGCGGCCCGCAACCGCGCCATCGCATCCCGTCGGTTGCGATACCAGTCCGTCCCCCAGATTCGGTGCAACTTCCAGCCCAGGTCACGCAGGACTGCCTCCCTGAGCCGGTCGCGGTCCCGAGCTGCCCGTGAGGAGTGGTACATGGCGCCGTCGCACTCGATACCCAGCGCGTACGTACCGGGCGCGCCGGGGTGTCGTACAGCCATGTCAATGCGGAAGCCGGCGACGCCCACCTGCGGCTGGACCTCATATCCCCAGCCGCGCAGGACGTCGATGACCTCCTCTTCGAACGGGCTCTCCGGAACCGCGTCCGGGTCGGCTGCTTCGGTCTGGAGGATCTCAGGACCGTGCTGGGCGTACTGGAGGTATCGCTTCAGGTGCTGCACGCTCTTGTTGGTGCTGTCCGGGAGATCGCCTCCGTGGAAGGACGCGACGACCTCCATGCGCCGCCGGGCCCGCGTCACGGCGACGTTGAGGCGTCGCCAGCCGCCCTCTTTGTTGATGGGCCCGAATGCGGACAGCAGTTTGCCGCGGTGGTCGGGACCGTAGCCGATGGAGAGGATGATGACGTCGCGTTCGTCGCCCTGGACGGTTTCGAGGTTCTTGACGAAGAAGCCGTCGAGTCGGCCTTCAGTGAAGTGGTGGTCGAGGTCAGGGCGAGCTGCCCTCGCCTTCTGCACAGCATCCTCGATCGCCTCCGCCTGCGCCTTGGACAGAGCGACCACTCCGAGGGTGTGTTCGGGGCGTGTGTCGAAGTGGTGGATGACGCGCTGGGCCACCTTCTTGGCCTCGATGGGGTTGTCGCTGTTCCCGCCTCGGTCGTAGACGCCATCCGCTTTGATGAACTCCACGCCGATGTCCGGTCCCTGTTCGAGTGCGCCCGGGAACGTGACCATGGAGTTGTCGTAGAAGTCGTGGTTGCTGAAAGCGATCAAGTTTTCGTGGCGGCTGCGGTAGTGCCAGCGGAGGGGCAGCCCGCGTAGGACTCCGCTGGCCTTGCACATGTCGAGAATGGACTCGAAGCTGTCGGTGGCGTCCTCGTCCCACTCATCGCCCTCGTCGCTGTCGCCGGCCGCGCTGAAGAACGACGTCGGCGGCAACTGCTTCTGGTCACCCGCCACGATGAGGGCCTTGCCCCGGTAGACGGAGTTCACCGCGTCCTGGGGCAGGACCTGAGACGCCTCGTCGAAGACGACGACGTCGAACTGGAAGTCCGGCGGCAGAAACTGACTGACCGTCAACGGGCTCATCATGAAGCACGGCTTGACCAGCCGTACGACGTCGCGGGTCTGCTGCAGCAGGTGCCGTACAGGCATGTGCTTACGCTGCTTCTCGGCCTCACGGCGGATCAGGGCAGCCTGTCCCACCGTTGTCCGGCGAGGGCGACGGGAGTTGCACGCCGCGATGACCTCGGCATGTGCCGCCGCGACCAGGTCCTGGTCAGCCCTCTGGAAGCGCTCCACCAACTGGTCGCGTTCTACCGCCCGCATCGGCTTCAGCCTCGCGTCGGTAGCCAACTGGTGCTCCACCCAAGCGGTGAGCACTGCGCGTTCCATGGCGGCGGGGAAGTCCTCGGCGGAAACCTCGCGGCGTGCGAGCTGGTCGGGCAACCCGTCGAGGTAGAAACGGCGCAGCAGGGTCAGTGCGTCGGCGCAGCTGGTCCACGCCTCCGGGCCGAAGGAGTCGCGGTCGAGGCAGGACAGGACGACCTGGGACGCGGCCAGGGACTCGGCAAGTTCGCTGCGCAGCTTCTCAGCCCGCCCAGGCTCGAAGTAACCGGCGAGTGCCTCGCGCTGACCGTTCCAGTCACTGGCGCGGTCAGCGACGGACGAGTCGGCCGACGCGGCCAGCATCAGTCGGGCAGCAGCCGGAGGCAGGGCCGCGGACCGGCCGCCGGGTGCGGTACGACGGACTTTCTGGGCCCAGTCCATGGAATCCAGGATCAGGTCACGGTCGGTCTCGGTGCCCTGGTAGAGGGAACCCAGAAGGCTTTGGTACGTGGCGTCGTTCTCCGCGAACGAGGACTCGACGGCTCGGGCGGAGACGACGGCAGCCACCGCCTCTCTGGCGCGCGACAGAGTGAGGCCTGTCTCCTCGTCCATGACGCGGGCGGTTGAACGGATGAGGTCGGCCGCGTCCTCAAAGGGCTCCACATGCGCGCGAAGCCAGCTCGCCGCTCGTTCCAGGGGGCGGGCGGCAAGGGCTGTACCGACCGTCGCGAGGTGGGGCTGGCCGGTGTACTCCTGCCAGAGGTTCAGGTCGTGGAGGATCTGGTCCGTCTGCGCGAGAAGTTCGCGTGGTTCGGACCGGCCGTCGGCCAGCACGTCGACGAGACTGGCCCGGCGCGCTGGATCCGTGAGCGTGTCGGGTGCGAGTCGGGCGATCAGCCGAGCGGCATCCAGAGCTGTCCGCAATGCCTCGGTGTGGGGATGTCCTTGCGAGACGTACCGGCCCAGCAGCTCCCGCTGTTGCTCGGTGGCGTACGGGCCCGGTTGCTGTCGAGTCAGGTCAAGCGCACGGCGCAAAAGCTGCCCCATGGGTTCGTGGCCCCCTACGCCGTTGGGTACGGCGTCATGCAGGTCGTCGCTTTGCGTGTCGAGGCCTCGGTACCAGGGGCCCAGAAGGCTGCGATCGGTTACGGCCTGAGCGGAGAACTCTGCTGTCTCTCTTTGTGCCGCGTGCGCGACTGTGACCGCCGTGCGTGCGGAGGCAAGCGTGTGCTCGGAACCGGGGCCGTTGTCTCGGCGACCGACCGACGCGACGGTGTCCAGGAGTGCGACGGCCTGTCGCAATGGAGCAAGGTGAGCGCGGAGCCACCGGGCGGCAGCATCGAGCGGCTGCTTGGTGAGGCCGCCTGCATGCGGCGCCAGCGAGGGGCCTCCCAGGCCCCTTCGCCATGCGGCAAGTTCGCTGCGCAACGCCGTGCCTTGCTGAACGAGTACGGGGGCCGGCTCTCGGCCGTCGGCCAGGTGAGCCGCCAGCTGGCATCTCCGATAGGGGTCGGCGACGGTTTCCGACGCTAGAGCGTGGACGGCCTGGGCATGCGCGAGGGCTTCGCGAAGGGCCGGGACGTCGGGCAAATCCGCGCCCCGATAACGGCCGATCACTTCGGCGTGCGTCACGGCCAGTGCCTGAAGCTTGCGGTGCGCGGCACACCAAGCATCGGCGAGCGGCAACTTGTCGTACAGGTCGCCGCGCCACGTGCCGCCGTGGGTCAGCCGGGCCACGAGCTTCCGGTCGGCCCGGATGCCGCTGGACAACGTGCCGGCGAGTCCCTGTCGGCCCTCAATCAGCCGATGCACTGCTTCGGACAGTTCGGGCGTGGAGACGATTTCGGGCAGGAAGGTATCGCGGGCCTCTACCTCGGCGGCAGTCAATTCTTCGTACGCCGAGGAGATGTCCGCGACTGCTGCTTGAACACCGGGGAGCACCTGGGGGTCGAGCCATGCCTCCAGCGTGCGATTCGGGGCCTTGGACAGCTCCGTGAGCGTGGCCAGCCCCTCGGCCTCGGAAGTCGTCTCCGGTCGAGCGACCCCAAGACGCTCGGCCACTGAGTCGGCATGCGCAGCAGCCGACTCAAGGGTGGCAGCGAGCATGTCGAACCGTTTGACCATCTCTGCGACCTCGCGACCGGTGAGCGACGCAATGTCCGCTCCAGACGGTTCCAGTTCGGCGAGAACCAGCTCGTTGGCCGGTCGTTCCGCACTCAATTCCGGGAGCAACTCGGCCCAACCCGGTCCCGCATGTTCCATTGCCAGAGCCCGGGCAGAGCGAACCTGGTCCCGTCGTGAGAAGAATCCGTTCAGTGCGTCGGCTGCACTCCGGACCGCTGCCTCCTCTGCGCGCACCGCACCATCAGGGACCAACCACTCCTCAAGAGGGCGGTGTTCGGTGCCGACCACCGCGATCACGTCACACAGACGACGTGCCTCCTCCGGGGTGCTGGGATTCGTGAGTCCAGTGAGGTG is a genomic window containing:
- a CDS encoding DUF2075 domain-containing protein, which codes for MLFRASAKTVAVMALDGSLFLHLTDQFVHMHGYRPGTSEVRSWERSIPLLVAALNDAGLGAVEVMLEYALPLNSKRADVVLAGVHPVTSEPSYVVVELKQWSQALPHEDDPTLCHVDAYAHPVLNPIEQVRRYCDYLVNFNGAVAEHGHRVAGVAFLHNATEFGVNGLREIEHDGYGLLFTAERRGAFIDYLRARLSDKHPGARVADELRAGAKVPSKQLMSLAAEEVRDRTQFVLLDEQQVAYRMVLNAVEKAKHADRKEVVIVTGGPGTGKSVIALQLLGELYRRGVPALHATGSQSFTKTMRKVAGARKREVQDLFKYFNSFMTAEKNSLGALICDEAHRIRETSANRYTRAENRTGRAQIDELIDVAYVPVFFLDEHQVVRPGEMGTVADIEEAAAKRDIPCHVVPLDSQFRCGGSDAYLRWVVRLLGLEAGGPVTWESDGRMQLLVADSPQEMEGFLEARRAEGYGARMSAGYSWRWSPEPKPGAPLPPDVVIGDWARPWNLRGDRSVSGAPPAALWATDPAGFGQVGCVYTAQGFEYDWSGVIIGPDLLWRGDRWVTDRAASKDPVFKRSTSDAEVDRLIRNTYKVLLTRGMVGTIVYATDPETREKLRELAGGATRQALSV
- a CDS encoding DUF3320 domain-containing protein, with the protein product MTNSGDFDGSQELDRLKAMLESWRSSLVDLSGRNRLLNFRHTKSATLEISVPSAQELLKGLGRGWDFAPLPDEEREGGDGRSTGDVVLEKKGDRADGIVTHKTTAPSLLRALNSLRTKATQVFNDYGLWTLSLGVGMLRWCEDGAETSSDAPLVLVPVIIERARNGRIRLRSSDDEEPRLNPALKVKLQQFHIDWTPVAEQDPADLQAVLSATTRVVSGKPGWQVSDRVVLALFASHKESMYQDLLDNEDSVLGSDLVRAMALGPNSGLASDRFDFEEIELDRIDELSPPEDSPLVLDADASQRQAIAAAVAGQSFVLDGPPGTGKSQTITNMIAGLMHAGRSVLFVSEKAAALDVVLDRLKSVHLGSYALALHSHNTSRKAVAQELGRALAEEPRAPQLSPQTLAQARELRLALSAYAEAMNEVRDPLGRTLHDVLGRVGRLSEAPVAYLSRGDEAATGAEVTFRAETLSGEDLHLIVEATEAIADAWEAVADPSFPWRHLRAGMPHPRPVLEQAQAARDALATAVDRYRDLAPEGVPVTDQSGVDRLIALLRLIDVRSPVPEAWLTTDAFADEVNDPVDAFLTELRKAQRTSSAVRAKVGERWQELSSRLRAEPGDIEKTLSAMAPRGLDLAELTEERARQLAREFDATAGVLERALQSLTRVSHLTGLTNPSTPEEARRLCDVIAVVGTEHRPLEEWLVPDGAVRAEEAAVRSAADALNGFFSRRDQVRSARALAMEHAGPGWAELLPELSAERPANELVLAELEPSGADIASLTGREVAEMVKRFDMLAATLESAAAHADSVAERLGVARPETTSEAEGLATLTELSKAPNRTLEAWLDPQVLPGVQAAVADISSAYEELTAAEVEARDTFLPEIVSTPELSEAVHRLIEGRQGLAGTLSSGIRADRKLVARLTHGGTWRGDLYDKLPLADAWCAAHRKLQALAVTHAEVIGRYRGADLPDVPALREALAHAQAVHALASETVADPYRRCQLAAHLADGREPAPVLVQQGTALRSELAAWRRGLGGPSLAPHAGGLTKQPLDAAARWLRAHLAPLRQAVALLDTVASVGRRDNGPGSEHTLASARTAVTVAHAAQRETAEFSAQAVTDRSLLGPWYRGLDTQSDDLHDAVPNGVGGHEPMGQLLRRALDLTRQQPGPYATEQQRELLGRYVSQGHPHTEALRTALDAARLIARLAPDTLTDPARRASLVDVLADGRSEPRELLAQTDQILHDLNLWQEYTGQPHLATVGTALAARPLERAASWLRAHVEPFEDAADLIRSTARVMDEETGLTLSRAREAVAAVVSARAVESSFAENDATYQSLLGSLYQGTETDRDLILDSMDWAQKVRRTAPGGRSAALPPAAARLMLAASADSSVADRASDWNGQREALAGYFEPGRAEKLRSELAESLAASQVVLSCLDRDSFGPEAWTSCADALTLLRRFYLDGLPDQLARREVSAEDFPAAMERAVLTAWVEHQLATDARLKPMRAVERDQLVERFQRADQDLVAAAHAEVIAACNSRRPRRTTVGQAALIRREAEKQRKHMPVRHLLQQTRDVVRLVKPCFMMSPLTVSQFLPPDFQFDVVVFDEASQVLPQDAVNSVYRGKALIVAGDQKQLPPTSFFSAAGDSDEGDEWDEDATDSFESILDMCKASGVLRGLPLRWHYRSRHENLIAFSNHDFYDNSMVTFPGALEQGPDIGVEFIKADGVYDRGGNSDNPIEAKKVAQRVIHHFDTRPEHTLGVVALSKAQAEAIEDAVQKARAARPDLDHHFTEGRLDGFFVKNLETVQGDERDVIILSIGYGPDHRGKLLSAFGPINKEGGWRRLNVAVTRARRRMEVVASFHGGDLPDSTNKSVQHLKRYLQYAQHGPEILQTEAADPDAVPESPFEEEVIDVLRGWGYEVQPQVGVAGFRIDMAVRHPGAPGTYALGIECDGAMYHSSRAARDRDRLREAVLRDLGWKLHRIWGTDWYRNRRDAMARLRAAVEEACAKDPHAVRVAPPVRVDAGSGHSDSTAETMNSSTTTGMEEAAEVAAGPAVPRVEFVTVEAGPAPWSRPYQEVDPDLLAEVRARSSSQRGMRGVELQDPDALDVVAEVALCVVEVEGPVEKEVIYTRVRLAWGLGRTGQVVRDRIDRALRRLLKQGKIVHVGTAYDRPGHETEFARTPTERCARRVAEVPAAERQLVLRNVVEEGPGVHREDLLREAARFFGWARLGADIRDALTGDIDALISAGDLIDSEGGLMPVEGF
- a CDS encoding HNH endonuclease, with product MGLGDITRAGVLAAVAECQALGRETFRRRYGFGRALTYVLVVDGDSYDSKAIAGVAHLYSVGTLLSADDFSGGARTVAHRLRALGFTVEDGSTAADSPQQAEPQILLQPRGGARLRGAQNFAKSVRQGIRISDILDVLGDQATTLNALYPDGIARLWGATPTDQANNEKVRALRDRRVGDDVYFYTAKHFFARARILHLFTSSPVARRVWGADSDNATWEHIMALGDVEEFPTPVLAEPVLRQMNVPVPLWSLTLRSPESYRSVLPLLPAKSRPVVPSPLKPPSATATADQLTAEGLLERLGSLRAHRQPGSKTPSRHQPLALLWAISRISADRPRLTPWALFRTEVSPLLADFGLPGSKVTPEYPFWHLRGSNIWEVHGMESDAGTAPRTGALDTHQPVAGLTHTSAELLRDPLIRLQAVIKLCSTYFDGVDLRELLNRVGLAGYATADGLVDEDEEEDTDGQEGAAATERATGPAARRTRTSSQLVRDAAIATRVKELHGHACQICETRLQYKRRPYSEAAHIRGLGTPHDGPDELPNLLCLCPNHHVLFDGLEIYVDVDGVVRHTHGDESVGRLRQHNGHPIDEAHLDYHRTLCELSRITRS